In the Streptomyces sp. NBC_00193 genome, CTGGGGCGCCGACCTGCTGGCGCGCAAGGGCGACAAGGACCTGCTGAGCCAGTGGAAACACCTGCTGGTGCCGCTGGTCCCGGTCACCTTCCTGCTGCTCGGGCTCATCATGCTGGGCGGGGACATGGGCACCGCGATGATCCTCGGCGCCATCCTGTTCGGCCTGTTGTGGCTGGCCGGAGCCCCGACGCGGATGTTCGCGGCGGTCCTGGCCTTCGTGGGCGTGCTCGTCGCGCTGCTCATCAAGACCAGCCCGCACCGCATGGACCGGCTCCAGTGCATCGGAGTGACCGAACTGCCCGAGAACGGCCTGTGCTGGCAGGCCGTCCACGGAATCTACGCCCTCGCATCGGGCGGATGGTTCGGTTCCGGACTGGGTGCCAGTGTGGAAAAATGGGGGCAACTGCCAGAGGCCCACACCGACTTCATCTTCGCCATCACCGGTGAGGAACTGGGGCTGGCGGGGACGCTGTCGGTGCTCGCCCTGTTCGCGGCCCTAGGCTATGCGGGTATCCGCGTGGCCGGACGCACGGAGGACCCCTTCGTACGGTTTGCCGCGGGAGGCGTGACCACCTGGATCACGGCGCAAGCCGTGATCAACATCGGTGCGGTACTCGGTCTGCTGCCGATCGCCGGGGTCCCGCTCCCGCTGTTCTCCTACGGCGGGTCGGCCCTGCTGCCGACCATGTTCGCGGTCGGACTTCTCATCGCCTTCGCGCGGGAGGAGCCGGCGGCACGGGCGGCGCTCGCGATGCGGAGGCCCAAGAACGGCCGGCCGCGGACCGGGCAGAGATGGAAGTCGATGAGACGGCGCGTCAAGAAGCGTCCGTCCGGAGAGCGGTGAATTTCGGTGCATGTCGTACTCGCCGGTGGGGGGACCGCCGGCCACATCGAGCCGGCGCTGGCCCTCGCGGACGCCCTGCGCAGGCAGGACCCTTCCGTGGGCATCACCGCCCTCGGCACCGAACGCGGACTCGAAACCCGCCTGGTGCCCGAGCGCGGCTACGAGCTGGGACTGATCCCGGCCGTCCCGTTGCCCCGTAGGCCCACGCCCGAGCTGATCACCGTCCCAGGACGGCTGCGCGGCACCATCAAGGCCGCGGAGGAGATCCTGATCCGCACCAAGGCCGACTGCGTCGTCGGATTCGGCGGCTACGTGGCCCTGCCCGGCTACCTCGCGGCCAAGCGCCTCGGAGTGCCGATCATCGTCCACGAGGCCAATGCCCGGCCCGGACTGGCCAACAAGATCGGCTCCCGGTACGCGTTCGCCGTCGCGGTCTCCACCCCCGACAGCAAACTGCGCGGCGCCCGCTACGTGGGCATCCCGCTGCGCCGCTCCATCTCCACCCTCGACCGGGCACTGGTCCGCCCGGAGGCGCGCGCCGCCTTCGGCCTGGACCCCAACCTGCCGACGCTGCTGGTCTCCGGCGGCTCGCAGGGCGCCCGGCGCCTCAACGAGGTGATCGAGCAGGTCGCGCCGACCCTCCAGCGCTCCGGGGTCCAGATCCTGCACGCGGTCGGCCCGAAGAACGAACTGCCGCGTGTCGACAACATGCCCGGGATGCCGCCGTATGTGCCGGTACCGTACGTGGACCGGATGGATCTCGCGTACGCCGCCGCCGACATGATGCTCTGCCGCGCGGGCGCGATGACCGTCGCCGAACTGTCCGCCGTCGGGCTGCCCGCCGCCTACGTCCCGCTGCCCATCGGCAACGGCGAACAGCGGCTCAACGCCCAGCCGGTGGTCAAGGCCGGCGGCGGCCTGCTCGTGGACGACGCGGAACTGACGCCCCAGTGGGTGCTCAGCCAGGTCCTCCCGGTGCTCGCCGACCCGCACCGGCTGTACGAGATGTCCCGCGCCGCCGCCGAGTTCGGCCGCCGGGACGCGGACGAGCTGCTCGTCGGCATGGTGTACGAGGCGATCGCAGCCAACAGAGCCCGCTGACGCGGGAAGCACCGACGCAGGAGGCACAGGAGTGGCCGGAGCGAGCACCGCGCAGCGTGGCGGTCCGGGAGCCGCCGGGAAGGGCTCCGGCCCCCTCAAGCGGCTGGGGACCCCGAAGGCCCCCAAGTCGCCGAAGCCCCCCAAGGGATCCGGCCCCGGGGGACCCCGCGGACCGCGCCCCGGCGGGCGGCTCCCGGGAGGGCTGCGGCGGGGGCCCCTCGTGGTCGCCGGCGTGGTCCTCGCGCTGCTCCTGGCCGCCGGCTGCACCTGGGTGCTCTACGGGTCCTCCTGGCTCCGGGTCGAGAAGGTCACCGCCACCGGCACCGAGGTCCTGACCCGGGACCAGGTGCTGGCGGCGGCGGGCGTTCCGGTCGGGGCACCCCTGGTGTCCGTGGACACCGACGAGATCGAAGCCCGGCTCCGCGGCCGCCTGCCCCGTATCGATTCGGTCGATGTGGTGCGGGCCTGGCCGCACGGAATCGGGTTGAAGGTGACGGAACGCAAGCCCGTTCTGCTCATCAAGAAGGACGCGCAGTTCGTGGAAGTGGACGCTTCCGGTGTGCGATTCGACACGGTCGGACAAGCACCGGCGGGCGTTCCGCTCCTCGAACTGAGCTCCCAGCAGTCTCCGAGCGGCCGCCGTTTCGACGAGGAACGGCTGCTGCGCGAGGCCGTCCAGATCGCCGGAGTCCTCCCGGAATCCGTCCGCAAGGAGACCGTGCAGGTCAAGGTCCGGTCCTACGACTCGGTGGTGCTGGAGTTGACCGGCGGCCGGTCGGTGGTCTGGGGGAGCGGCGAACAGGGCGAGGCGAAGGGCCGTGCACTGACGGCGCTCCTGAAGGCCTCGCCCAAGGCTGACCGATTCGACGTGAGCGTCCCCACCGCCCCGGCGGTGTCCGGTAGTTGACGTCTGGTCGAACAGCGTCGCACCCTGGTTGGCCACCGATACGGGTGATCACATAGGGTGAAAAGAAAAACGGGAGGTTCGGCGTGTTCGTTGAACACGCGCTACTTGTCGACTTAGTGTCCTGTTCGGAAGAGTCCAAGGAACAGACACACTCATAACCCTAAACTTCAGGGTTAGGGTTCGGGTCGGCGTGTACGGACCGTCCCAATTTCGGCATCAGTCGTCGCACCGCAGGCCCGCGAGGCGAACGACACGTAACTCGAGGCGAGAGGCCTTCGACGTGGCAGCACCGCAGAACTACCTCGCAGTCATCAAGGTCATCGGTGTCGGCGGCGGTGGTGTCAATGCCATCAACCGAATGATCGAGGTCGGTCTCAAGGGCGTCGAGTTCATCGCCATCAACACAGACGCCCAGGCGCTGTTGATGAGCGACGCCGACGTCAAGCTCGACGTCGGCCGGGAACTCACCCGGGGTCTCGGCGCCGGCGCCAACCCCGATGTCGGCCGCAAGGCGGCAGAGGACCACCGCGAGGAGATCGAGGAGGTCCTCAAGGGGGCCGACATGGTCTTCGTCACCGCCGGCGAAGGCGGCGGCACCGGAACGGGCGGCGCACCCGTCGTCGCCAACATCGCGCGCTCGCTGGGCGCCCTGACGATCGGTGTGGTCACCCGGCCGTTCACCTTCGAGGGCCGGCGCCGCGCGAACCAGGCCGAGGACGGCATCGCCCAGCTCCGCGAGCAGGTCGACACCCTCATCGTCATCCCCAACGACCGCCTGCTGTCCATCTCGGACCGCCAGGTCAGCGTCCTCGACGCCTTCAAGTCGGCGGACCAGGTCCTGCTGTCCGGCGTCCAGGGCATCACCGACCTCATCACCACTCCGGGTCTGATCAACCTCGACTTCGCGGACGTCAAGTCCGTGATGTCCGAGGCGGGCTCGGCCCTGATGGGCATCGGCTCGGCCCGCGGCGACGACCGCGCGGTGGCCGCGGCCGAGATGGCGATCTCCTCGCCGCTGCTGGAAGCGTCCATCGACGGTGCCCGCGGCGTGCTGCTCTCCATCTCCGGTGGCTCGGACCTCGGTCTCTTCGAGATCAACGAGGCCGCGCAGCTGGTGAGCGAGGCCGCGCACCCCGAGGCGAACATCATCTTCGGAGCCGTCATCGACGACGCGCTCGGCGACGAGGTACGGGTCACCGTCATCGCGGCCGGGTTCGACGGCGGACAGCCCCCGGCCCGCCGCGACAACGTCATCGGCGCGGCGTCCACCAAGCGCGAGGAGCCGGCCCCGGCTCCGGTCCGTGCCGCCGAGCCGGCCCGCCCGGCCTTCGGCGGACTCGGCTCGGTCACCCCGCGCGAGGAGCCGGTCCGCAGCGAGCCGGTCCCGGTCGCCGAGGCTCCGGCCCCGCAGGTCCCGACGGCCCGGCCGTACCAGGACAGCCCGGCCGAGGAACTGGACGTTCCGGACTTCTTGAAGTGACCCTGGAGCAGTACAGCGAGAGCGGCGCCCACTTCGCCTTCACCGACCGGTGGGGCGGGGTGAGCGCCGTTCCGTACGAGGAGCTCAATCTCGGCGGCGCGGTCGGAGACGACCCGGCCGCCGTTCGTGCGAACCGGGCCGCCGCGGCGAAGGCGCTGGGCATCGCGCCGGACCGGGTGGTCTGGATGAACCAGGTGCACGGCCGGGACGTGGCGGTGGTCGACGGCCCGTGGGGCCCGGACCGGGAGGAGATCCCGGCAGTGGACGCGGTGGTGACCGCCCGTCGGGGGCTCGCCCTCGCGGTCCTCACCGCCGACTGCACGCCCGTCCTGCTGGCCGACCCCGTCGCCGGCATCGCCGGAGCCGCCCATGCCGGACGGCCCGGGCTGGTCGCCGGGGTCGTGACCGCCGCCGTCGAGGCGATGGTCGCGCTCGGAGCGGACCCCGCACGCATGGTGGCCCGTACCGGGCCGGCGGTGTGCGGACGGTGTTACGAGGTTCCCGCCGAGATGCGGGCGGCGGTCGCCGAGGTGGTGCCGGCCGCGTACGCGGAGACGAGCTGGGGAACACCGGCCGTCGACGTGGTGGCCGGAGTGCACGCCCAGCTCGCTGAGGCGGGGGTGGCCGACATCGGCCGGTCCCCGGTCTGCACACTGGAGTCGCGGGACCACTTCTCGTACCGCCGTGACCGGATGACCGGGCGGCTTGCCGGATATGTCTGGTTGGACTGAAGAATGACGGATCGTAAGTCCGAGCTCGCCGCGAACCTCGCGCAGGTGGAGGAGCGGATCGGGGCCGCCTGCGCGGCCGCCGGGCGCAAGCGGGAAGAGGTGACCCTGATCGTGGTCACCAAGACCTACCCGGCGAGCGACGTACGACTGCTGGCGGACCTGGGGGTCCGTCACGTGGCGGAAAACCGGGACCAGGACGCGGCCCCCAAGGCCGCGGCCTGTGCGGATCTGCCCCTCACCTGGCACTTCGTCGGCCAGTTGCAGACGAACAAAGTCCGTTCGGTGGCGGGATACGCGCACCTCGTGCAGTCCGTCGACCGCCCCAAGCTCGTCACGGCCCTCTCGGCGGCCGCGGAGGGCGCCGGACGGGAACTGGGCTGCCTGGTGCAGATCGCCCTCGACGCCGAGTCGGGCGAACGGGGGGCCCGCGGCGGCGCGGCGCCCGAGCAGCTCGCCGAGTTGGCGGACCTCGTGGCCGCGGCTCCCGGACTGCGCATCGACGGGCTCATGACGGTCGCTCCGCTGGCCGGGCGCTACGCGGGACGCGAACAGGCGGCCTTCGAGCGGCTGGTGGAATTGTCATCCCGCCTGCGCGCGGACCATCCGGCTGCCACGATGGTGTCGGCCGGGATGAGCGCAGACCTGGAACAGGCCGTTGCGGCCGGTGCGACACATGTACGCGTCGGCACTGCGGTACTCGGCGCGAGACCCCGGCTCGGGTAACGTCGCGAAGAAAGTCGGACCACAGCAGAAAATATGGTCATTTCCGCTGATGAGCGGACAGGCCACGTGGATCGCGGGCAGTTGGTGACATTCGTGACACGGCGAGACACCTGCGACAGGGCGATCCACCACAGAGCGGAGGACTCAGAGAATGGCCGGCGCGATGCGCAAGATGGCGGTCTACCTCGGCCTCGTGGAGGACGACCGGTACGACAACCCGGGGTACGACCCCGACGACGAGTTCGAACCCGAGCCGGAGCCGGAGCGGGAACGCCGGCGACAGCAACCTGTCTCGCACCAAACGCCCGTATCGGACGAACCGGTACGAGTTGCCCAGCCCCCGGCGCCAAGAGAACCCCTCCCAATGCCGGTTGAAAACGGACGTCCTGCGCGAATCGCCCCCGTGGCGTCCATCACACCCGAACGCTCGAATCTGGAGAAGAACGCCCCCGTGATCATGCCCAAGGTCGTCTCCGAGCGGGAGCCGTACCGCATCACGACGCTGCACCCCCGGACCTACAACGAGGCCCGTACCATCGGGGAACACTTCCGTGAGGGCACTCCGGTGATCATGAATCTCACGGAGATGGACGACACGGACGCGAAGCGTCTGGTCGACTTCGCCGCCGGTCTCGTCTTCGGTCTGCACGGCAGCATTGAACGCGTGACACAGAAGGTGTTCCTGCTGTCTCCTGCTAACGTCGATGTCACGGCGGAGGACAAGGCCCGCATCGCGGAGGGCGGGTTCTTCAACCAAAGCTAGACCGATCCGTCAGATACGGGACCGGGTACAGGGCGGAAGCAGGGGAGAGGGAAGCGCGGGATGGGCGTAGCACTGCAAGTGGTTTACATCGCGCTGATGTGCTTCCTCATCGTGCTGATCTTCCGACTGGTCATGGACTACGTGTTCCAGTTCGCACGTTCATGGACACCCGGCAAGGCGATGGTGGTCGTTCTGGAGGCCACCTACACTGTCACCGATCCACCGCTCAAGCTCCTTCGGCGGCTCATCCCGCCGTTGCGTCTCGGGGGCGTGGCACTCGACCTGTCCTTCTTCGTTCTGATGATCATCGTTTACATCCTCATCAGTTTCGTGAGCACCGCTGCGAGAAGCGTGTGAACGATGAGCTTCCCCGCAGGCGCGGGGACAGTCCCGATACGGTCCTGCCGACTGCCGACGACTACGTAGAGGTGAAGAAGACATGCCGCTGACTCCCGAGGACGTGCGGAACAAGCAGTTCACGACCGTCCGCCTGCGAGAAGGCTATGACGAGGACGAGGTCGACGCCTTCCTCGACGAGGTCGAGTCCGAGCTGACGCGCCTGCTGCGCGAGAACGAGGACCTGCGCGCCAAGCTGGCGGCCGCCACGCGTGCCGCCGCGCAGAACCAGCAGCAGGGCATGCGCAAGCCGGAGCCCCAGGACCAGCGTGGCCCCGGCGCCCCCGTGCCCGCGGCCATATCCGGCCCCCCGCAGCAGCAGCCCCCGATGGGTCAGCCCCCGATGGGTCAGCCGCAGCTCCAGGGCGGCCCGCCCCAGCTTCCGGCCGGCCCCGGCGGGCACGGTCCGCAGGGCCCCGGCCCGATGGGCAACCCCATGCAGCAGCACACCATGGGTGGGCAGCAGCAGATGGGTCAGCAGGGCATGCAGCAGGGCATGGGCCAGCAGGGTCCCGGCCCCATGGGCAACCCCATGCAGCAGCAGTCCATGGGCGGCCAGAACCAGCTCGGCCAGCAGATGCAGCCCATGGGTCAGCAGATGCAGCCGATGGGTCAGCAGATGCAGCCCATGGGCCAGCAGATGCACCAGCAGCAGCAGCCCCAGCAGCTTCCGCAGCAGGGTCCCGGTGGCGACAGCGCCGCCCGCGTCCTGTCGCTCGCGCAGCAGACCGCCGACCAGGCGATCGCGGAGGCCCGCTCCGAGGCCAACAAGATCGTCGGCGAGGCCCGGTCGCGTGCCGAGGGCCTGGAGCGGGACGCCCGCGCCAAGGCCGACGCGCTGGAGCGGGACGCGCAGGAGAAGCACCGCGTCGCGATGGGCTCCCTGGAGTCCGCCCGCGCCACGCTGGAGCGCAAGGTCGAGGACCTGCGGGGCTTCGAGCGTGAGTACCGCACCCGTCTGAAGTCCTACCTGGAATCGCAGCTGCGCCAGCTGGAGACGCAGGCCGACGACTCGCTGGCTCCGCCGCGGAACCCCGCCGGTCCCGCGCTGCCGCCGTCGCCGACCCCGTCGATGGCTCCGGCCGGTGCGATGCACTCCATGGGTGGTCCGTCGATGGGTGGCCCGTCGCCGATGGGCGGTCCCTCGCCGATGTCCCCCTCCTACGGTGGTGGCCAGCAGCAGATGTCCCCGGCGATGACGCAGCCGATGGCTCCGGTGCGGCCGGCTGGTCCGCAGCCGATGCAGCAGGCGCCGTCTCCCATGCGGGGCTTCCTGATCGACGAGGACGACAACTAAGCGGTAGCCGTCGGCAGACGGTTCGGGCCGGGCCCGGTTCCCCCTCGGGGGCACCGGGCCCGGCCCGTTTCCGTACGCGGGCCCGGCTGCGGGTGTGCCGCTACGCGGGGCTGGGTCCCCTACCCGCCCTTCGCCCGTTCCCCGGGGCTCCGCCCCGGACCCCGCGCCTCAAACGCCGGCGGGGCTGGATAGATCCAGCCCCGCCGGCGCTTGAGGCGATCTTTTCGCTTCCGGGCAGCGCCCGGGGAACGGTGGAAGGGCGGGTAGGGGACAGGAAACGGCTGTGGCCCGGCACCCCCCAGGAGGGGGCGCCGGGCCACAGGTGGAAGGGCTACGCCTTGCGGAGGCGGAAGGTGAGGCCGAGGGGCTCGTCCTCGAAGGCGTCGCCGTACGACGCGTCCGCCTCGCCGGAGGCGTAGTCCGTGGCCAGGACCTCGTCCGCGATCAGCGAAGCGTGGTCGGTCAGGGCCGTCGCCAGCTCCGGGTCCGCCGTGGACCAGCGCAGGGCGATCCGGTCCGCGACGTCCAGGCCGGAGTTCTTCCGGGCCTCCTGGATCAGGCGGATCGCATCACGCGCCAGGCCCGCGAGCCGCAGCTCCGGAGTGATCTCCAGGTCCAGGGCCACCGTCGCGCCGGAGTCGGACGCCACCGACCAGCCCTCGCGCGGGGTCTCCGTGATGATGACCTCCTCGGGGGTGAGGGCGACGGTCTCGCCGTTCACCTCCACCGAGGCCTCGCCGGAGCGCAGGGCCAGCGACAGCGCCGCCGCGTCGGCCTCGGCCACCGCCTTCGCCACGTCCTGCACGCCCTTGCCGAAGCGCTTGCCCAGCGCGCGGAAGTTCGCCTTGGCCGTGGTGTCGACCAGGGACCCGCCGACCTCCGAGAGGGAGGCCAGCGAGGAGACGTTCAGCTCCTCCGTGATCTGCGAGTGCAGCTCGGGGGAGAGGGTCTCGAAGCCCGATACGGCGACCAGCGCGCGGGAGAGCGGCTGGCGGGTCTTCACGCCCGACTCGGCCCGCGTGGCGCGGCCCAGCTCCACGAGGCGGCGTACCAGCAGCATCTGCCGGGACAGCTCCGGGTCGATCGCCGAGGCGTCCGGGACCGGCCAGGTGGTCAGGTGCACCGACTCCGGGGCGTCCGGGGTGACCGGGACGACCATGTCCTGCCAGACCCGCTCCGTGATGAAGGGGGTGAGGGGGGCCAGGAGGCGGGTGACCGTCTCCACGACCTCGTGCAGGGTGCGCAGCGCGGCCGCGTCGCCCTGCCAGAAGCGGCGGCGGGAGCGGCGGACGTACCAGTTCGAGAGGTCGTCCACGAAGGAGGAGAGGAGCTTGCCGGCGCGCTGGGTGTCGTACGACTCCATCGCCTCGGTGACCTCGGTCGTGAGGGTGTGGAGCTCCGAGAGCAGCCAGCGGTCCAGGACCGTGCGGTCCGCGGGCGCCGGGTCGGAGGCCGACGGGGCCCAGTTCGACGTGCGGGCGTACAGGGCCTGGAAGGCGACCGTGTTCCAGTACGTGAGGAGCGTCTTGCGGACGACCTCCTGGATCGTGCCGTGGCCGACGCGGCGCGCCGCCCACGGGGAGCCGCCGGCCGCCATGAACCAGCGGACGGCGTCCGCACCGTGCTGGTCCATCAGCTGGATCGGTTCCAGGGTGTTGCCCAGGTGCTTGGACATCTTGCGGCCGTCCTCGGCGAGGATGTGGCCCAGGCAGACCACGTTCTCGTAGGAGGACTTGTCGAAGACGAGGGTGCCGACCGCCATCAGCGTGTAGAACCACCCGCGCGTCTGGTCGATGGCCTCCGAGATGAACTGCGCCGGGTAGCGCTTCTCGAAGATCTCCTTGTTCTTGTGCGGGTAGCCCCACTGCGCGAACGGCATCGAACCCGAGTCGTACCAGGCGTCGATGACCTCCGGCACGCGGACCGAGGTGAGGGTGCAGCCCTCCGCCGTGCAGGGGAAGGTGACCTCGTCGATGTACGGGCGGTGCGGGTCCAGGTTCGACTGGTCCGTGCCCGTCAGGTCGCTCAGCTCGGCCAGGGAGCCGACGCAGGTGAGGTGGTTCTCCTCGCAGCGCCAGATGGGCAGCGGGGTGCCCCAGTAGCGGTTGCGGGACAGCGCCCAGTCGATGTTGTTGTTCAGCCAGTCGCCGAAGCGGCCCTGCTTGACGGAGTCCGGGAACCAGTTGGTCTTCTCGTTCTCCCGCAGCATCGCGTCCTTGACGGCGGTGGTGCGGACGTACCAGGACGGCTGCGCGTAGTAGAGCAGGGCGGTGTGGCAGCGCCAGCAGTGCGGGTAGCTGTGCTCGTAGGCGATGTGCTTGAAGAGCAGGCCGCGCGCTTCGAGGTCGGCGGTCAGCTTCTCGTCGGCCTTCTTGAAGAAGACCCCGCCGACGAGCGGGACCTCCTCCTCGAAGGTGCCGTCGGGGCGGACCGGGTTCACGACGGGCAGGCCGTACGCGCGGCAGACCGCGAGGTCGTCGGCGCCGAAGGCGGGGGACTGGTGGACCAGACCGGTGCCGTCCTCGGTCGTGACGTACTCGGCGTTCACGACGTAGTGGGCCTCGGCCGGGAACTCGACGAGGTCGAAGGGGCGCTGGTAGGTCCAGCGCTCCATCTCCTTGCCCGTGAAGGACTCGCCGGTGGCCTCCCAGCCCTCGCCGAGGGACTTCTCCAGCAGCGGCTGGGCGACGACCAGCTTCTCTTCGCCATTGGTCGCGACGACGTACGTGACGTCCGGGTGCGCGGCCACCGCGGTGTTGGACACCAGGGTCCAGGGGGTGGTCGTCCAGACCAGGAGCGCCGCCTGGCCCGCGAGGGGGCCGGAGGTCAGCGGGAAGCGGACGTAGACCGAGGGGTCGACGACCGTCTCGTAGCCCTGGGCCAGCTCGTGGTCCGAGAGGCCGGTGCCGCAGCGGGGGCACCAGGGGGCGACGCGGTGGTCCTGGGTGAGCAGGCCCTTGTTGAAGATCTCCTTGAGCGACCACCACACGGACTCGACGTACTCGGGGTCCATGGTGCGGTAGGCGTCGTCCAGGTCGACCCAGTAGCCCATCCGGTTCGTGAGCTCGGTGAACGCGTCGGTGTGGCGGGTCACCGACTCGCGGCACTTGGCGTTGAACTCGGCGATGCCGTACGCCTCGATGTCCTTCTTGCCGTTGAAGCCCAGTTCCTTCTCGACGGCGAGCTCGACGGGCAGGCCGTGGCAGTCCCAGCCGGCCTTGCGGGCCACGTGGTAGCCGCGCATGGTGCGGAAGCGGGGGAAGACGTCCTTGAAGACGCGGGCCTCGATGTGGTGCGCGCCGGGCATGCCGTTGGCGGTGGGCGGGCCCTCGTAGAAGACCCACTCGGGGCGTCCCTCGGACTGCTCCAGGGTCTTGGCGAAGGTCTTGCTCTCGCGCCAGAAGTCGAGGACCGCGTGCTCAAGGGCAGGCAGGTCGACCTGGGCGGGTACCGGGCGGTACTGCGGCGGTGTGGTCATGAGGCTGAACTCTTCCTCCGGCGGGGTGTCACTTCCGTCCGGAGGGACGAGAGCCGAATGAAGCTGCTCCCGCGGTACCACCCTCCTTGGCCTGCGGACCTGTGGTCCGCCGGCCCCCTCATTGGGGTGCGAAGCCGGTTCTACTCGCCCTACGGGAATCCCGGTGGGCTTTCTTCCGGCGGCTCCGGGGTGATCCTTCGCATCGCGCTCGCCCCCGGGCTCTCACCGTCCCCGGGTCGCTCCTGGCTGCGTCCGACGCTACTCGTCCCCATCCATGCCTCTCGCTGGGCCCAGTGTACGGGCCGGGGGGCCGCTCGGCAGACCGGTTTACGGGGCGTGGCGCGGGGGTCCGGGCGGGGCGCGGACCGGGCGCGGATTGACCCTAATGGGCCGACGGGGCGTTCCCGGGTGCGGTGGGGCGTGTGGGGCGGATTACCGGGCTCCCTGCTGGGCACAACGGATGCAGGTTGACCTCGATGGACGCGTGCCCCGTTGCCGCGGGGCCGGAGTCGATTTATCGTTCCGGCACGATTCGCGAGCAATGATCACAGTATGTGAAGGGGCCGCGGCCATGGTGGCGAAGAAGACCGCCGGGAGTACTGCCAAGAAGGCTGTCGGGAAGGCTGCGGAGAAGCCGGCTCAGGAGTCGGTGACGGAGGTGGCGGCCCCGGATCCGGAGGCCGGACCGGTGGCAGGCACAGCCGCCGGGAAGAAGACGGCGGCCACGAGGACGTCGGCGGCCGGGACGAAGGCCGCCGACGCGAAGAAGGCGGCCGCCGGGAAGGCACCTGCCGGGAAAGCGGCCGCCGTCAAGAAGACGGCCGCGAAGAAGGCCACGGCC is a window encoding:
- a CDS encoding cell division protein SepF; this translates as MAGAMRKMAVYLGLVEDDRYDNPGYDPDDEFEPEPEPERERRRQQPVSHQTPVSDEPVRVAQPPAPREPLPMPVENGRPARIAPVASITPERSNLEKNAPVIMPKVVSEREPYRITTLHPRTYNEARTIGEHFREGTPVIMNLTEMDDTDAKRLVDFAAGLVFGLHGSIERVTQKVFLLSPANVDVTAEDKARIAEGGFFNQS
- the ftsZ gene encoding cell division protein FtsZ, with amino-acid sequence MAAPQNYLAVIKVIGVGGGGVNAINRMIEVGLKGVEFIAINTDAQALLMSDADVKLDVGRELTRGLGAGANPDVGRKAAEDHREEIEEVLKGADMVFVTAGEGGGTGTGGAPVVANIARSLGALTIGVVTRPFTFEGRRRANQAEDGIAQLREQVDTLIVIPNDRLLSISDRQVSVLDAFKSADQVLLSGVQGITDLITTPGLINLDFADVKSVMSEAGSALMGIGSARGDDRAVAAAEMAISSPLLEASIDGARGVLLSISGGSDLGLFEINEAAQLVSEAAHPEANIIFGAVIDDALGDEVRVTVIAAGFDGGQPPARRDNVIGAASTKREEPAPAPVRAAEPARPAFGGLGSVTPREEPVRSEPVPVAEAPAPQVPTARPYQDSPAEELDVPDFLK
- the murG gene encoding undecaprenyldiphospho-muramoylpentapeptide beta-N-acetylglucosaminyltransferase produces the protein MHVVLAGGGTAGHIEPALALADALRRQDPSVGITALGTERGLETRLVPERGYELGLIPAVPLPRRPTPELITVPGRLRGTIKAAEEILIRTKADCVVGFGGYVALPGYLAAKRLGVPIIVHEANARPGLANKIGSRYAFAVAVSTPDSKLRGARYVGIPLRRSISTLDRALVRPEARAAFGLDPNLPTLLVSGGSQGARRLNEVIEQVAPTLQRSGVQILHAVGPKNELPRVDNMPGMPPYVPVPYVDRMDLAYAAADMMLCRAGAMTVAELSAVGLPAAYVPLPIGNGEQRLNAQPVVKAGGGLLVDDAELTPQWVLSQVLPVLADPHRLYEMSRAAAEFGRRDADELLVGMVYEAIAANRAR
- the ftsW gene encoding putative lipid II flippase FtsW; its protein translation is MPAKQVLPGRRPSADKTAKAAQSAKGGKGAKPGAPRAGRGVLGRGRPAARPGRPAGGGPLTRLRRTQRQLRRAWDRPLTAYYLIFGSSLLITVLGLVMVYSASMIKALQLGLGDAYFFKKQFLAAAIGTALLLIASRMPVKLHRALSYPVLTGTLFLMVLVQVPGIGVSINGNQNWISLGGPFMLQPSEFGKLALILWGADLLARKGDKDLLSQWKHLLVPLVPVTFLLLGLIMLGGDMGTAMILGAILFGLLWLAGAPTRMFAAVLAFVGVLVALLIKTSPHRMDRLQCIGVTELPENGLCWQAVHGIYALASGGWFGSGLGASVEKWGQLPEAHTDFIFAITGEELGLAGTLSVLALFAALGYAGIRVAGRTEDPFVRFAAGGVTTWITAQAVINIGAVLGLLPIAGVPLPLFSYGGSALLPTMFAVGLLIAFAREEPAARAALAMRRPKNGRPRTGQRWKSMRRRVKKRPSGER
- a CDS encoding DivIVA domain-containing protein codes for the protein MPLTPEDVRNKQFTTVRLREGYDEDEVDAFLDEVESELTRLLRENEDLRAKLAAATRAAAQNQQQGMRKPEPQDQRGPGAPVPAAISGPPQQQPPMGQPPMGQPQLQGGPPQLPAGPGGHGPQGPGPMGNPMQQHTMGGQQQMGQQGMQQGMGQQGPGPMGNPMQQQSMGGQNQLGQQMQPMGQQMQPMGQQMQPMGQQMHQQQQPQQLPQQGPGGDSAARVLSLAQQTADQAIAEARSEANKIVGEARSRAEGLERDARAKADALERDAQEKHRVAMGSLESARATLERKVEDLRGFEREYRTRLKSYLESQLRQLETQADDSLAPPRNPAGPALPPSPTPSMAPAGAMHSMGGPSMGGPSPMGGPSPMSPSYGGGQQQMSPAMTQPMAPVRPAGPQPMQQAPSPMRGFLIDEDDN
- a CDS encoding cell division protein FtsQ/DivIB; translated protein: MRRGPLVVAGVVLALLLAAGCTWVLYGSSWLRVEKVTATGTEVLTRDQVLAAAGVPVGAPLVSVDTDEIEARLRGRLPRIDSVDVVRAWPHGIGLKVTERKPVLLIKKDAQFVEVDASGVRFDTVGQAPAGVPLLELSSQQSPSGRRFDEERLLREAVQIAGVLPESVRKETVQVKVRSYDSVVLELTGGRSVVWGSGEQGEAKGRALTALLKASPKADRFDVSVPTAPAVSGS
- a CDS encoding YggS family pyridoxal phosphate-dependent enzyme, with protein sequence MTDRKSELAANLAQVEERIGAACAAAGRKREEVTLIVVTKTYPASDVRLLADLGVRHVAENRDQDAAPKAAACADLPLTWHFVGQLQTNKVRSVAGYAHLVQSVDRPKLVTALSAAAEGAGRELGCLVQIALDAESGERGARGGAAPEQLAELADLVAAAPGLRIDGLMTVAPLAGRYAGREQAAFERLVELSSRLRADHPAATMVSAGMSADLEQAVAAGATHVRVGTAVLGARPRLG
- a CDS encoding YggT family protein, producing MGVALQVVYIALMCFLIVLIFRLVMDYVFQFARSWTPGKAMVVVLEATYTVTDPPLKLLRRLIPPLRLGGVALDLSFFVLMIIVYILISFVSTAARSV
- the pgeF gene encoding peptidoglycan editing factor PgeF, with amino-acid sequence MTLEQYSESGAHFAFTDRWGGVSAVPYEELNLGGAVGDDPAAVRANRAAAAKALGIAPDRVVWMNQVHGRDVAVVDGPWGPDREEIPAVDAVVTARRGLALAVLTADCTPVLLADPVAGIAGAAHAGRPGLVAGVVTAAVEAMVALGADPARMVARTGPAVCGRCYEVPAEMRAAVAEVVPAAYAETSWGTPAVDVVAGVHAQLAEAGVADIGRSPVCTLESRDHFSYRRDRMTGRLAGYVWLD